From a region of the Streptomyces venezuelae genome:
- a CDS encoding YkvA family protein produces MDGKVWLVLGTLVAVGLAVLAAVLLTRVFAARRLLVDAGIPLQDKALFWVAVVYTISPVDLIPDPVYLDDIGILLLALRALHSAAGAARSSKEPGAPA; encoded by the coding sequence ATGGACGGAAAGGTCTGGCTCGTTCTGGGCACCCTGGTCGCGGTGGGACTCGCCGTGCTCGCCGCCGTGCTGCTCACCCGGGTCTTCGCGGCCCGGCGACTGCTGGTCGACGCGGGGATCCCGCTGCAGGACAAGGCTCTGTTCTGGGTCGCGGTCGTCTACACGATCTCGCCGGTGGACCTGATCCCGGACCCGGTATACCTGGACGACATCGGGATCCTGCTGCTGGCGCTGCGCGCGCTGCACTCGGCGGCCGGAGCCGCCCGCTCCTCGAAGGAGCCCGGCGCCCCCGCCTGA
- a CDS encoding VOC family protein: protein MAGEVSFFELGAGDEERARTFFGGLFGWTFEPGPSDGGGFAIRTPNVRGGLHGDDPGARPYLFFAVDDMAAALEQVRELGGSVDDVELGGGEESIARFGRFQLCHDDQGTPFGLHQPPPGA from the coding sequence ATGGCCGGTGAGGTTTCCTTCTTCGAGCTGGGCGCGGGGGACGAGGAACGGGCCCGCACCTTCTTCGGGGGCCTGTTCGGCTGGACCTTCGAACCGGGCCCGAGCGACGGCGGCGGATTCGCGATCCGGACGCCCAACGTCCGTGGCGGACTGCACGGCGACGACCCGGGCGCGAGGCCGTACCTGTTCTTCGCGGTCGACGACATGGCGGCGGCCCTCGAACAGGTCCGCGAGCTCGGAGGCTCCGTCGACGACGTCGAGCTGGGCGGCGGCGAGGAGTCGATCGCCCGGTTCGGGCGCTTCCAGCTGTGCCACGACGACCAGGGCACGCCCTTCGGCCTGCACCAGCCGCCACCCGGGGCATGA
- a CDS encoding MarR family winged helix-turn-helix transcriptional regulator produces the protein MAEPRWLDDREMRAWSGFLAASALVNRRLDQQLKDDAGLSHPQYEILVRLAAAPGRELRMTELANGLINSKSGLTYQVTQMEKAGLVRRRSCPSDVRGVFAVLTDAGRAKLEEAAPGHVATVREILVDVLTPGQLDALADGLGEVGRRLRGEGA, from the coding sequence ATGGCTGAACCGAGATGGTTGGACGACCGCGAGATGCGCGCCTGGAGCGGATTCCTGGCGGCTTCGGCCCTGGTGAACCGCCGCCTCGACCAACAGCTCAAGGACGACGCCGGGCTCTCGCACCCCCAGTACGAGATCCTCGTGCGGCTCGCCGCGGCGCCCGGGCGCGAACTGCGGATGACCGAGCTGGCCAACGGCCTGATCAACTCCAAGAGCGGGCTGACCTACCAGGTCACCCAGATGGAGAAGGCCGGTCTGGTCCGCCGCCGCAGCTGTCCCTCCGACGTCCGCGGCGTCTTCGCCGTCCTCACCGACGCCGGCCGGGCCAAGCTGGAGGAGGCCGCCCCCGGGCACGTGGCGACGGTCCGGGAGATCCTCGTCGACGTCCTCACCCCCGGACAGCTCGACGCCCTCGCCGACGGTCTGGGCGAGGTCGGCCGCCGGCTGCGCGGAGAGGGCGCCTGA
- a CDS encoding alpha-ketoglutarate-dependent dioxygenase AlkB, which translates to MHAAQGLQGSLFDQGDEIRLGPLGDLRRIHLGAGAWVDHLPGWLSGADALFERLAADVPWRAERRQMYEREVEVPRLLAFYAEGEPLPHPSLAEAREALTGHYAAELGEPFTTAGLCLYRDGRDSVAWHGDRTGRSSAEDTMVAIVSVGDPRDLAFRSRDGGSTRLRLTLGHGDLVVMGGSCQRTMEHAVPKSARAVGPRVSIQFRPRGVR; encoded by the coding sequence ATGCACGCAGCCCAGGGCCTTCAGGGTTCCCTCTTCGACCAAGGTGACGAGATCCGGCTCGGCCCCCTCGGGGACCTGCGGCGGATCCACCTGGGAGCCGGGGCCTGGGTCGATCACCTGCCCGGCTGGCTGAGCGGCGCCGACGCGCTGTTCGAGCGGCTGGCCGCCGACGTGCCCTGGCGCGCCGAGCGGCGGCAGATGTACGAGCGGGAGGTGGAGGTGCCCCGGCTGCTCGCCTTCTACGCCGAGGGCGAGCCCCTGCCGCACCCCTCGCTCGCCGAGGCCCGCGAGGCGCTGACCGGCCACTACGCCGCGGAGCTCGGCGAGCCCTTCACCACCGCCGGCCTGTGTCTGTACCGCGACGGCCGCGACAGCGTCGCCTGGCACGGGGACCGGACCGGCCGTTCCTCGGCCGAGGACACCATGGTGGCCATCGTCTCCGTCGGTGATCCGCGGGACCTGGCCTTCCGTTCCCGGGACGGCGGGTCCACCCGGCTGCGGCTGACGCTGGGGCACGGCGACCTCGTGGTCATGGGCGGCTCCTGTCAGCGGACCATGGAGCACGCGGTACCCAAGTCGGCCCGGGCCGTCGGCCCTCGTGTGAGCATCCAGTTCCGCCCCCGCGGAGTCCGCTGA